In Hemitrygon akajei unplaced genomic scaffold, sHemAka1.3 Scf000147, whole genome shotgun sequence, the following are encoded in one genomic region:
- the LOC140723913 gene encoding uncharacterized protein, producing the protein MAHQWVHTGERPFTCSEWGTGFTQSSSLWRHQRVHTGEKPFTCSECGKRFTQSSSLWRHQRVHTGEKPFTCSECGKRFTQSSHLRRHQRVHTGEKSFTGSECGKKFTESSTLLVHQRVHTGEKPFTCSECGKGFTQSSSLRRHQRVHTGEKPFACSECGKGFTQSSHLHIHQRVHTGEKPFTCSECGKRFTHSSNLHSHQRVHTGEKPFTCSECGKGFTESSTLLVHQRVHTGEKPFTCSECGKGFIQSSHLHIHQRVHTGERPFTCSECGKGFIRSSQLLAHQQVHTGEWPFTCSECGNGFTDSSTLQSHQRVHTGEKPFTCSECGKRFTQSSSLWRHQRVHTGEKPFTCSECGKRFTQSSHLRRHQRVHTGEKPFTGSECGKGFSQSSHLLEHRSLHTGEKPFTCSECGKGFTESSTLLVHQRVHTGEKPFTCSECGRRFTHSSNLHSHQRVHTGEKPFTCSECGKRFTRSSHLLAHQSVHTGERLFTCSDCGKGFTQSSNLQKHQRGHCYESLGFI; encoded by the coding sequence atggcacaccagtgggttcacactggggagaggccgttcacctgctcagaatgggggacaggattcactcagtcatccagcctatggagacatcagcgagttcacactggggagaagccgttcacctgctcagaatgtgggaagagattcactcagtcatccagcctatggagacatcagcgagttcacactggggagaagccgttcacctgctcagaatgtgggaagagattcactcagtcatcccacctacggagacatcagcgagttcacactggggagaagtcgttcaccggctcagaatgtgggaagaaattcactgagtcatctaccttactggtacaccagcgagttcacactggggagaagccattcacctgctcagaatgtgggaagggattcactcagtcatccagcctacggagacatcagcgagttcacactggggagaagccgttcgcctgctcagaatgtgggaaaggattcactcagtcatcccacctgcatattcatcagcgagttcacactggggagaagccattcacctgctcagaatgtgggaagagattcactcattcatccaatctacatagtcatcagcgagttcacactggggagaagccgttcacctgctcagaatgtgggaaaggattcactgagtcatctaccttactggtacaccagcgagttcacactggggagaagccgttcacctgctcagaatgtgggaaaggattcattcagtcatcccacctgcatattcatcagcgagttcacactggggagaggccattcacctgctcagagtgtgggaagggattcattcggtcatcccaactactggcacatcagcaagttcacacaggggagtggcctttcacctgctcagaatgtgggaatggattcactgactcttccaccttacagagtcatcagcgagttcacactggggagaagccgttcacttgctcagaatgtgggaagagattcactcagtcatccagcctatggagacatcagcgagttcacactggggagaagccgttcacctgctcagaatgtgggaagagattcactcagtcatcccacctacggagacatcagcgagttcacactggggagaagccgttcaccggctcagaatgtgggaagggattcagtcagtcatcccacctactggaaCACCGGtcacttcacactggggagaagccgttcacctgctcagaatgtgggaaaggattcactgagtcatccaccttactggtacaccagcgagttcacactggggagaagccgttcacctgctcagaatgtgggaggagattcactcattcatccaatctacatagtcatcagcgagttcacactggggagaagccgttcacctgctcagaatgtgggaagagattcactcggtcatcccacctactggcacaccagtcagttcacactggggagaggctgttcacctgctcagactgtggaaagggattcactcagtcatccaacctacagaaacatcagcgaggccattgttatgaatccctaggtttcatttga